The genomic segment CGTTGTCGTGCGCTTCCAGGAGCTCACCCATCTGGCGCGAGAGGAAGCTGGGCGTATGAATGCCATTGGTGACGCTACCGATCGGCACCTCGTCGAGCGGAAACTCGCTCCAGACCGGGTGGGCCATCTCGCGGCTCACGTGTCCGTGGAGCTTGCTGACCCCGTTAATGTAGCGCGCGTGGCGGAACGCTAGGACCGCCATGTTGAACTTCCCGGGCTCCATCAAAGGCGCACGGCCCCGGTCCAGGAGCTCGTCGAAGCTAATCCCCAACTTGGGCGCAAACTCTCCGAAGTACTTCCACATCAGCTCGCCCGGGAAGATATCAAAGCCGGCGGGAACGGGCGTGTGGGTCGTGAAGAGGTGGGCCGCCGCGGTGGCATTGGTCGCCTCGGCGAAGGGGAGGCCGGTCTTGAGCTGGAGCTGGCGGGCGCGCTCCAGCGCCAGAAACGCCGAGTGACCCTCGTTCATGTGGCAGACCGTCGGGGTGATCCCAAGTTCCGTCAGCGCTTGGACACCGCCGATTCCCAGCACGAGCTCCTGCTGGATGCGGGTCTCTTGGTCGCCGCCGTAGAGGTTGCCCGCGATATGCCGGTCGGCGTCGGCGTTCTCCGGGATATTGGTGTCGAGGAGATAGAGCGGGATGCGCCCCACCTGCGCCTTCCAGATCGCCGCGTGGACGAGCCGTCCGGGGAACTGGACCGCGATCTTCTTACCCGTGGGCTCGATGGGGAGGGTGTAGAAGTCGTTGGCAGGGTAGTGCTCCACCTGCCACCCATCGGCGTTGAGGCTCTGGCGGAAGTAGCCGTTCTGGTAGAGAAAGCCTATCGCCACGAGGGGCAGGTTGATGTCCGACGCTGCCTTGAGGTGGTCGCCCGCCAGCACGCCTAGGCCGCCGGAGTAGATCGGCAGGCTCTCGGTAAGGCCAAACTCGGCGGAGAAGTACGCGACTGTCCCTAGGCCCTCCCAGCGCGGGTCGGCGGGGGCGTTTTTATAGGCGCTGAAGTCGGCCCAGACCGCATCGAGCTGCGCGAGGAACTCCGGGCTCTGGGAGAGGGCATCGTAGGTGGCCTGCGACACGCGGCCGAGCACTTTCGCGGGGTTGTGCTCACACTCTTTCCAGAGCGGCTCGCCAGCTAGCGTGACAAAGAGGGCGCGGGTATCGGGGTGCCAGGCCCAGCGGAGGTTGTAGGCCAGCTCACGAAGCGGCGCGAGGCGCTCGGGGAGGCGGGGGGTGACGGTGTAGGTATGCAGTGTTCGGGGCACGAAAAAGTCCTTTCGATGTATGAATCCAATCTAGAGTATCGGACACATCGTCGGGTCGGCCTCAGTATACCCGCAATAAATCGCTAAATCCGTCTCCGTGGGCAGGTAAACCCGCCCACGGAGACGGAGTGATTATGCCTTGGCGGCTTTTTGTCGGCGGTAGAACTCGACGAAGCTGATGAGCTTCTCGCTCTGCTCGTCCCAGAGGTGCATGTTGAGGGACTTGAAGCTCTCTAGGATCGTGAGTGGCTTGACATTCTGCATCGCCGGGACCTCGTCGTAGCAGCGCTGGAGGTTGTAGTTGGGGATGCGGGGGCGCAGGTGGTGGATGTGGTGCAGGCCGATATTGCCGGTGAACCACTGCATCAGCTTGGGGAGCTTGTAGTACGAGCTGCCCTGAAGCGCCGCGTCGATCGGGCTCCACTCGTCGTGGTGCTTCCAGTAGGTGCCCTCGAACTGGTGCTGGACATAGAACATCCAGACCCCAAGGGTGGCGGCGGTGAGCATCACGGGGAGCTGGACGGAGAGGTAGTTCATGAACCCGCCCATGGCAAAGCTCATCACGGTGGCGACCGCGATCAGGCCGATATTGGTGTAGAGCGTGCTCAGCTTCTCTCGCAGGCTCGTGCCACGGTGCGGGAAGCGGTTGCCGATCAGGAACATAAAACCGGGACCGAAGGTGAACATGAAGATCGGGATGCGGTAGAGCTGGTAGAGCGTCCGGTTGAGCGGGGTCGCCGCCTTGAACTCCTCGACCGTCATGGTCCACACATCGCCCACTCCACGTCGATCTTGGTCGCCGGCGGTGGCGTGGTGGCGCGCGTGCGGGCGGCGCCAGTCCTCAAACGACGTGAAGACGAGAATGCCGCAGAGGTAGCCAAAGAACTTATTGGCCTTCGCCGATGCGAAGAACGACTCGTGGCCGCAGTCGTGGAAGAAGATAAAGACCCGGATCAGCAGACACCCGGCCAGGATTGCAGTTGGGAAGACACCACCCCAGTAGCTCACCCCATGCGTGAGCATCCAGGCCATCGCGAACCAGAGCCCGGCGTAGGGAATCAAGGTGTTGAGAAGCTGACGAGTCGCGCGGTAGGTACTGGGTTTTTCGTAGTCGGAGAGCTTGCGGTACCAGTCGGGAAGGGGCTGACGCCGTGTGGGCGCGGAGGGCGTTGGCAGGGGGGGGGTGGGAGCTGACAAATCTTTTTCAACCTATCTTAAATCAAACTGGTTCCCATTATGCCCGTAAAAATAAAAAATGCCATGAGACTAAAGTCCCATAGCACTTAATGTAAGAGTGGACGGTACAGGGTTCGAACCTGTGACCTTCTCCGTGTCAAGGAGACGCGCTACCACTGCGCCAACCGTCCGTTGCGGGAGATATTCTATCGTGGTTGTTGCACTTCGTCAAGGCAGGCATTAAAATACCCGCCTCCGATTTTTGGGAGCGTCCCGTGGACGCGAAGAAGGGCTTGTATTCCCCGCGTCCTCGGGACGCTCTCCCTGGGAGACGGGGATTTCAATCCCCGTCGATAAAGGCACCCTTGGTGTGATGCACTGCGAGCACGGTGTTGTCGTCGCCCAAAAAGACACTCACCACATCGAAGCGGAGGGAGAGATCGTCGCTCTCTAAGAGCCCATGGCGGGCGGCGTAGGTGTGGGCGAGGAGGGCAAGCTGGCGGCGCTTGGCGGGGGTGATGTTCTCGGAGGGCGCGACACGGCCCGGGCGTCCGTGGCGGGTCTTGACCTCGATAAAGGCGAGCGTGTCGTCGTCCCAGGCGATGATATCGAGCTCTCCCTTGAGGCCGGACTTGGGACCAAACTGGACATTGGTGTCCACGAGCCGCAGCCCGCGCCGCTCTAGAAAGGCGACTGCCGCCTCCTCTCCCAGAGTTCCCACGGCGCGGGTGCTGCTCATCTTAGGGCAATTTTAGCCCATGCAAAAACAATTAGCCCATGTTGTAGTAGAAGCGCTCATAGACGATCTTGCCGTCCTGCCACTCCTGAACCGCCACCTGCTCGATATGGTAGGTGACATCGTCGACCCCAACCCAGTCCATCGTGCTCTCGTAGAACGCGC from the Armatimonas rosea genome contains:
- the glgP gene encoding alpha-glucan family phosphorylase yields the protein MPRTLHTYTVTPRLPERLAPLRELAYNLRWAWHPDTRALFVTLAGEPLWKECEHNPAKVLGRVSQATYDALSQSPEFLAQLDAVWADFSAYKNAPADPRWEGLGTVAYFSAEFGLTESLPIYSGGLGVLAGDHLKAASDINLPLVAIGFLYQNGYFRQSLNADGWQVEHYPANDFYTLPIEPTGKKIAVQFPGRLVHAAIWKAQVGRIPLYLLDTNIPENADADRHIAGNLYGGDQETRIQQELVLGIGGVQALTELGITPTVCHMNEGHSAFLALERARQLQLKTGLPFAEATNATAAAHLFTTHTPVPAGFDIFPGELMWKYFGEFAPKLGISFDELLDRGRAPLMEPGKFNMAVLAFRHARYINGVSKLHGHVSREMAHPVWSEFPLDEVPIGSVTNGIHTPSFLSRQMGELLEAHDNDPLQLPDEALWNIKNERRATLVKWARTYQRKRAERRGASDSEVDEADNILNPDVLTIGFARRFATYKRGDLLLREIDRVRHLVNHADRPIQFVFAGKAHPRDDGGKELIRRIVQFSRDPSVKGKVVFLEDYDMAMARRLVQGVDVWLNNPRRPYEASGTSGMKVVMNGGLNCSILDGWWAEAYADNGSSVGWAIGQGEDYDDPGYQDHVEAQSIYHLLENEIAPLFYARDEHGVPRGWVAKMKQSMHLLGPVYDTRRMVTEYAQTYYLPAAQRAAHLAASDYALTRELVAWKLKVREQWSQVRIEAVTSPSDHLEAGQQAQVRAVVWLGDVLTSGDVQVQLYTGPVDTDRNFVHAAGVPLTCEGRDGGAWVYTGTLPTNHSGQQGFSVRVLPHHPEAILPQELPLIVWE
- a CDS encoding fatty acid desaturase yields the protein MSAPTPPLPTPSAPTRRQPLPDWYRKLSDYEKPSTYRATRQLLNTLIPYAGLWFAMAWMLTHGVSYWGGVFPTAILAGCLLIRVFIFFHDCGHESFFASAKANKFFGYLCGILVFTSFEDWRRPHARHHATAGDQDRRGVGDVWTMTVEEFKAATPLNRTLYQLYRIPIFMFTFGPGFMFLIGNRFPHRGTSLREKLSTLYTNIGLIAVATVMSFAMGGFMNYLSVQLPVMLTAATLGVWMFYVQHQFEGTYWKHHDEWSPIDAALQGSSYYKLPKLMQWFTGNIGLHHIHHLRPRIPNYNLQRCYDEVPAMQNVKPLTILESFKSLNMHLWDEQSEKLISFVEFYRRQKAAKA
- a CDS encoding YraN family protein, which codes for MSSTRAVGTLGEEAAVAFLERRGLRLVDTNVQFGPKSGLKGELDIIAWDDDTLAFIEVKTRHGRPGRVAPSENITPAKRRQLALLAHTYAARHGLLESDDLSLRFDVVSVFLGDDNTVLAVHHTKGAFIDGD